The following nucleotide sequence is from Synechococcus sp. CBW1004.
TGTGGATTGGTTCATGCGACTACGCCATGATCAGGTGCCTCTGGTGGACGTGGATGCCGTCACTGTGGTGCGCCAGATTCACACCAGCAATCAATCGGGCCGGGCCAGCCAGAGCGAATTGCTGGCGGTGGTCCGCGCTCACCTGCAGCGCAGTCGCAATCCGTCATGAGCAGCGTCATCCATATCGGACAGCCGAAGGCCGCCAGCAGTTCTCTGCAGCGAGCACTCTGGAATCGTCGCGAACAACTTGCCGCTGCCGGCATCTTCTATCCAGTTACCCCGACCCGCAATCACAATTGCATTGTCGCCGACTTTCTGCTGACTTTAGGGGTACAGACTGGCGAGCGATTCCATCAGGGACTTCGCCAGATCGCCCTCGAAGGCTCATGGGATCACCTTGTTCGCCAGGCGCATGAGCTTCCTCATCTGATCGTATCGTCAGAGTTCCTCAGCACGCTCCCACCGACCTGGATCGAGCCTTTCATCGGCGAGCTCAGGATCCAGGATCCAACCATTCTTCTCTGCGTGCGACGGGCCAGCGACTCGTTGCCATCAAGCTATTCACAACAGGCGAAGACCATGGCCACAATCCGCTTCGAGCCGTGGGTACGAGCCCAGCTTGGAATCGGAAACAGGCAAGGCGTATTCCCGCTGGATGTTGCATGCATATGCAAGAACTGGTCACGGGTCGGCATGGTAAAGATCCTTCCATTTCAGCCCGATTTGATTAATGAGTTTGAAGCAGAGTTGATCCGCATTCTCGCCATCAACGTATCTCAACCGTTCCTTGGGCACCACAACGCGAGCCCAAGTGCCGCCATGGTGGAAGCCTGGCAGAGGCTCCTGCGGGCGAGAAGGGTGAGTGATCCAGGCGTGCTGAAGCGGGTGCCCGATCTTGGATCCGGACGTTTTGCCCTCCAGCCGGATGTGGCAAGAGCCCTCGACGCCGCCTACCCGACACGCGGCACGGCGGACCCTGCGGCAAGGCTGGAGCTCGACGCCATGGTTCTGCGACCCGAACCCCTGACTAGCACCGGTCTGAGCGAGCAGGAGTGGACAGAAGCAGTAAGCGCATGCAGCGCCGCCTTGGAGGCTCATCTCCGATGAGGGTTCTGATGCTCGACGGGGCTCTCCCCGCACGTGAGTCTTCGGCAGGCGAGCGGGCCACCTTCGATCTGATCGATGCCCTGCACAACCTCGGGCACAAGGTGAGCTTCTCGGCCCTGGGGATCAATGGCAAGGAGACCGAGAGATTGCCCGACCTGGTGGCGAGTGGCGTGGAGCTGCTGCCCGGTCATGGAGGAGGCCTGGCTCACCTGCACGAGGTCCTCCGCGAACCGTGGGATGCGGTGATCGTTCAGCGTCCGGGCCCTGCCCTCCTGGCAGCTGAGACACTGACAACGACCGGAGCGATCAGCCTGCACTGGGGTCACGACATTCACACCTGGAGGCTGGAAGCGCAGCAGCGGCTCTGTGGCAGCGTGCCAGGGCACAAGCTGAAGGTGACAGCACTCAGCGAGCGGCGCTGCTGGCAGTTCTACGATCTATCCGTCTATCCGACCAGACGCGAAGCCGATTACATCAACAGCGTCGGTGGCCGTGGCGCTGCCGTTCCTTACTACCGCCTGAACTCGGAGGATCTGATCACACCGGACATGCACACTTCACGGCGCGGATGTCTGATGGTGGGCGCTTCCTTTCATGCACCCAATCGGGATGCTCTCGGCTTTGCCGTAGCCGATATCCTGCCGCTGCTCGGTCGGGAGGCTCGGATCACGGTGGTGGGCGAGTGGCCACTGGAGCACCGCGCTGGACTGGATGGGAAGGGAGTGCGGTTTGCCGGACGGGTGAGCGAAGAGGAGCTGCGACGGCTGCACGGCGAGCACCTGTGTCTGTTGGCACCGCTGCGTTTCGGCGCCGGCACCCGCCGCAAGCTGGTGGCCGCGATGGGCCTGGGTCTGCCCGTCGTGACCAGCGCGGAAGGACTGCGGGGCCTCCTCGTGCGTGATGGCTTCGAAGAAGACGGCGTCCTCATCGCAGCCAGTGCCAAGCAGTTCGCGGATCGAGTGGTTGAGCTCACGACAAGCCATTCACTTTGGGAGGCCTGCTCTATCAGGGCCCAGGCTGCGGTTGCCGCTGTCTATTCCGCACCCAGTTTTGATAACGCTGTGGCAGAGGCTCTGAAACGCGCCGGGGAGCTTCACAATGGCCACTGATTCAACCACCCAATCCCCACTTGCAGTCACGCAGCCATGCATCGATGTGGTAATCACCAACCACAACTACAACCGCTTCGTGCCGGGTGCTGTGGAATCGGCCCTGAAACAACACAACGTCCAGACCAGGATCGTCATAGTCGATGACGGCAGCGACGAACCCCTGAGAGGTTTTGAGTCTGAGGAGCGCGTTCAGATCATCCGGCGCGAGGCCGCTGGAGGCGTAGGAGTGGCATTGAACCTCGGTCTTGATGCCGGATCCGCTCCCCTGGTGACCTTTCTGGATGCGGACGATCTCTGGCCGCTGGACCGCTGCAGGCAGCTCCACGACGCGATTTCCGGAGCCGATCTCGCCTATGGCGCCCAGGTGGTGTTCGCAGATGGTGATCAACCCGATCTCGATCCCAGCCCGGAACAGCGGGCCGCGATGCGGGCCACCCCCGCCGCCCTTCTGAGCGGCACCGTCCTGCTGCGCAGGACCCTTTTCGACCGCTATGGACCATTCCCCGAACAGATGTCGAAGGCTCCCTTCATCTTCTGGATGGCCGCCGCCCGCGCTGCTGTGCCAGCGATCCGCGAGGTGGCGCTGGACCGGCCCGTGCTGCTGCGTCGCTCCCATACCTCAAACATGACCCGGAACAACAGTCAGTTGGCCGACTACTTCCAGGTTCTGGCCCAACGCCGCCGTGAAAACGGCGGCCATTAAGCGCATGAGCCTCCGCTGCGTCCGATGAGCGGCCCATGGCACGGTCCATCTCCCAGCGCCGGCCAGCGGCTGCTGCTGGCCGGATGCCTGGAGCCCGACCCAGAGCGGGCGGTCACCGCCTGGCGCCGGTGGCGCGAAATGTGCGACTTCGACCATGAGGACGCCGCCAGCCACGAACTCGCCTCCCTCCTGGTGGCCCGGATCGGCATGGAGGAAGCAGGTGGTGGCATTGCCATCCGCAGCCTCGGCTGGTATCGACGTGCCTGGGTTTTGTCGGAACTCGCCGCCAGCGCAGCAGGCGCCCTGGCCCAGGCATGCCGAGAGCAAGATTTGCAGGTGACAGCGATCGGAGACCTGGCCGGCTGGCTCTCCGGCACCAGCCACGCTGGACGGCGCCTGCCGATCCGGAGCATCGAACTGGTGATCGCCAACGCCGGTCGTCGTCGCTGCGACGAACTGCGGGCGCTGGCCCTGCACGGACCCGCCGGCGCGGCGATCAAGGCCCGTCAGATCGGGCTGCGCATCCTCCCCATGAGCGGAGATCGACTGGCTGCGGCAACCGCGGCCACGGCGACATCCCAGGACGATCTCGCTCTCCCGACAGCCGGAGCGATGATCGCCCATCTCGCAGCAAGAAACTGGTGCTGGGATCCACCACAGAGGCTGCGCTGGATGGCGGAGATCCTCTCGATCGTGCAGGCCGGTTCCGATCCACAGAACCTGGCCGCTGCGATGGGCGCCGTGATAGCCAGAGCAGACCTCGGCTGGTCCGCGAAACAGGCTCTTCAGTCCTTGCAGGATGTGATGCCCACAGATTCGTCACGGCAGTGCCTGGACCCGTTGATCAGCGCTGCAAGAGCAGTCCCTGACGGCCTGGCTGCCGGGACCCGTGGACGGCTGCGTCAGACCCGGCTCGGCCCTTGGCTGACACGCGGTCAGCTCATGCTCCTGAGGCTCCAGCCCGATGAGGAGTCCTGAGATGAAGGCTGCGCCAAGAGGTCGGCAGCGGCGGTCGCAGAGCCCCCACAAAAACCCCTGCCCACCAGCCGTGGACAGGGGATAGGAGTATTGATTGGCATTGAGCCGGAGACGTGCAGACAGCCGCAGCCCCCAGGCCCAACCTCACTTCCAGTTCTTCGCCACGATCTCGGCGAGGTCGACGACACGCTGGCTGTAGCCCCACTCGTTGTCGTACCAGCAGATCACCTTCACCATGTTTCCGCCCATCACCAGGGTGAGATCGGAATCGACGATGGTTGATTCATCGGTACCGGCGTGGTCCGAAGACACCAGGGGCAGATCGCAGTACTTGATGATGCCCTTCATGCCATTCTCAGAGGCATTCTTGAGCACCTCGTTCACCTCTTCCTTGGTGGTGTCGCGGCTCATCTCCAGCACCATGTCCACCACCGACACGTTGGGGGTGGGAACCCGCAGAGCGATGCCGCTGAGCTTGCCCTTCACCGGCGGGTACACCAGAGCCACAGCCTTGGCGGCACCGGTGCTGGTGGGCACGATGTTGACAGCGGCGGCACGGGCGCGACGCAGGTCGCGGTGCGAGGCATCGAGGATGCGCTGGTCACCCGTGTAGCTGTGGGTGGTGGTCATCGTGCCCTTGACGATGCCAAAGGCCTGGTCGAGCACTTTGACAACTGGGGCCATGCAATTGGTGGTGCAGCTGGCGTTGCTGAGGATGTCCCAGTCTTCGTGGCGGTATTGGTCGGCATTCACACCCACCACAAAAGTACCGACTTTGTCGCCCTTACCGGGAGCGGTGAGAATCACCTTCTTGGCACCGGCCTCAAAATGCTTGCTGGCGCCCACGTCGTCGTTGAAAACGCCCGTGGATTCGATGACCAAATCGACGCCCCACTCCTTCCAGGGCAGGTTGGCAGGATTGCGGTCGTAAAAGACCTTGATCTCCTTACCGTTCAGATAAATGGCGTCGTCAGTTGTTGTGACATCAACTCCCCGCAGGGGGCCGAGCATCGAGTCGTACTTGAGCAGGTGAGCGTTGGTGTTGGTGTCACCCGAACCATTGATCCCCACCAGCTCGATGCCAGTGTTCGCGCCGCGGCTCAGCCAGCAGCGCGTGAAGTTGCGACCGATGCGGCCGAATCCGTTGATCGCAACCTTCAGAGTCATGGCATCAGGCAGGCGGCAGCACCTGCGGGGAGATTCGGCCGCGAATCATACAGAAACAGACGGCCTTCCCATTCCCGACCCGGGAGGCCTCGCCCCGCCGAAGCCAGCAAAACGAAGCATCTCGTAAAGCATGGCTGCCCCGCCACGCCCTATTTTCAGCGGGTCTGGAGACCCACCCCGCAGGGACGAGATGCTCGATCGCCGCCAGCCTGTCCACTTCATCGGGGTCGGGGGGATCGGCATGTCGGCCTTGGCAACGATCCTGGCCGCCCGCGGCTATCGGGTCAGCGGCTCCGACCCCCGTCGCACGGCCGTCTTGGAAGGCCTGCATGCCAGCGGTGTGCGCCTGTTTCACAGCCAGACCGCCGAAACCATCGCCAGCCTGCTGGCGGACGCCGCAGAAGCGCCGCTGGTGGTGATCAGCTCGGCTGTGCCCGAGAGCAACGGCGAGCTGCAGGAGGCCCGCCGCCGCGGGCTGACGGTGGCGCACCGCTCCGATGTCCTGGCGGCGCTGATCAACGCACAACCCTCGATCGCGGTGGCCGGCAGCCACGGCAAGACCACCACCAGCACCCTGGTGGCCACCCTGCTCGACGCCACCGGTGAGGATCCGACCGCGGTGATCGGCGGGATCGTGCCGGCCTTCGCCAGCAATGGCCGCCACGGCGCCGGCAGGCTGCTGGTGGCCGAAGCCGATGAATCGGACGGTTCTCTGGTGAAGTTCACGGCCGACCTGGCCGTGCTCACCAACATCGAACTCGACCACACCGACCACTATCCAGACCTCGACGCCCTGATCGCCACCCTGCGACGCTTCGCCGAACGCTCGGGACGCCTGCTGGCCAACCGGGACGATCCGATCCTCAGAGAACACTTCGAGGCCGCCCACTGGTGGTCGATCGAACAGAGCGAAGGGGTGGACTACGCCCTGCTGAGCCTCGAGGAACGCGGTGATGGCAGCACGGCCCGCTGGTACGAGGCCGGGACGCCGGTGGGAACCCTGGAACTGCCCCTGCCCGGGCGCCACAACCTCAGCAACGCCGCCGCAGCCCTGGCCGCCTGCCGCCTGGAGGGCGTCCCCTTCGAGGCCCTGCAGCAGGCCATCCGGGCCCTGCAGCCGCCCGGCCGTCGCTTCGACTGCCGCGGCCTCTGGCAGGAGCGCATCGTGGTCGATGACTACGCCCATCACCCGAGCGAGGTGGATGCGACCCTGCGCATGGCCCGGCTGATGGTGGAGAGCGGCCGCAGCCCCCTGCCCCGCATCCCGGAGCGCCTGGTGGCGGTGTTCCAGCCCCATCGCTACAGCCGCACCGCCCAGTTTCTCGACGCCTTCGCGGCGGCCCTCACCGGCGCCGATCTGGTGCTGGTGGCGCCGCTGTACAGCGCCGGGGAGGCTCCGATCGCCGGCATCTCCAGCGAGGCCCTGGCCCAGGCCGTGCGAGGGCTGTCCCCCGATCTCGAGGTCCGGGTGAGCGCCAGCCTTGATGAACTGGCCTCCCAGATCGCTTCCTGCAGTCAACCGGGCGATCTGGTGCTGGCCATGGGGGCCGGAGATGTGAACAGTCTCTGGGATCGACTGGCGGCGCTGAATGACCGCCCCACCGCTGTGGCGGTGTGATGGACACCCTCTCCCCTGCAGATCCGGACGGCCTGCGGCGGGACGTCGGCCTGGCCGAGTTCACCACCTGGAAGGTGGGTGGCCCCGCCGAATGGTTCGCCGAGCCGGGCAGCGAGGACGAGCTGATCGCGCTGGCTGCCTGGGCGGGCAGCCAGGGGATGCCGTTCCGTTGCATCGGCGCCGGCTCCAACCTGCTGATCGCCGACAGCGGCCTGCCCGGACTGACCCTCTGCAACCGCCGGCTTCAGGGCAGTCGCCTCGATGCCACCGAAGGCTGGGTGGAGGCCGTGGCCGGCGAGCCGATCCCGACCCTGGCGCGCAAGGCGGCCCGCGCCGGCCTGTCCGGCCTGGAATGGGCCGTGGGGATTCCGGGCACCGTGGGGGGAGCCGCGGTGATGAATGCAGGGGCCCAGGGAGGCTGCACGGCGGAATGGCTGGACTCGGTGCTGGTGATTGATCCGGCACGCCCCGAAACCCCCTTCCGGCTGGAGGCGAGCGCACTCGACTTCGCCTACCGCCACAGCCGCCTGCAACACGAGCACCTGCTGGTGCTCTCGGCCCGTTTCCGGCTGAAGACCGGGGAAGATCCCACCGAGATCTCAGCCCGCACCAGCGCCAACCTGCACAGCCGCACCAGCACCCAGCCCTACCAGCAGCCCAGCTGCGGCAGCGTCTTCCGCAACCCGGAACCCCAGAAGGCCGGCCGACTGATCGAGGGACTGGGCCTCAAGGGCCTCTGCGTCGGCGGAGCGCAGGTCTCAACCCTGCACGCCAACTTCATCGTCAACACCGGCGGTGCCCTGGCTGCGGAGATCGACGCCCTGATCAGCCAGGTGCAGGAGCGGGTCTGGCGGGCCCACGCCATCCACCTGCATCCGGAGGTCAAACGCCTGGGGTTCGCACCGGAGCAGGCCGGCGGCAGCTTGCCGGGCTGGCCTTAGCCTGCGGCGATCTTCTTCCACAGTGCATGGCCGGCTTCGGACTCCCCAATTTCGGACAGCTGACCGAGGCCTTCCGCAAGGCCCAGCAGATCCAGCAGGACGCCCAGAAGCTGCAGGAGGAGCTGGATGCCATGGAGCTGGAGGGCAAGAGCGCTGACGGGCACGTCAGCGTGTGGCTGTCGGGCAACCAGATGCCGCTGCGTGTGCAGGTGGCCCCTGAACTTCTCAGCGGCAGCTCCGAAGCAGCCGAAGCAGCCATCCTCGAGGCGCTTCAGAACGCCTACGAGCTCTCCACCAGCACGATGCGCGGCCGCATGGAGGAGCTCACCGGCGGCCTGGATCTGAATCTCCCCGGCCTGGGCGGCTGAACTCCTCTCCGGCTGGCGCCTCAGCCTGCAGATCCACACTGTCGGCGTCCTGCTGCCGGGCACGGCGACGGGACGTCTGACGCCACTGGGCCTGCAGACGCGGCTCGACGCGGTCGCCACGGCGCCGCAGCCCAGCCTCACTGCTGCGCACCGCCACCTCGATCGTGCTGCCCAGGATCTCCTCGAGACACTGGCAGTAGAGCGGGTGGCGATCCCAGTCCTGCCCCGCGGCGCAGCCCGGATCGCCACGATGCAGGCAGTTGCTGTAGCGGCAGGACTGTCGCTCCAGGCGCTGGCGCAGCTCCGGAAATAGAGCGGCCAGATCCTCCGGACGGGCCGGCAGATCCGGCCGGTTGAAGCCGGGCGTGTCCGCCAGCAGCGTCGGGGCGGCCTGCGATTCCCCTGCTGACAACGGGAACAGCTCCACATGGCGGGTGGTGTGACGACCTCGGCGCAGCCGGCCGGAGACACTGCCCACCCGCAGCTCCAGAGCCGGCAGCAGGGCATTGAGCAGGCTGCTCTTGCCCACTCCGGACGGCCCGCAGATCACGGTGATCCCCGGCTGGGACAACCTCTGGCGCAACAGATCCACTCCGGTCAGCGGAGTCCCCGGCGAAGTTTCCAGGGCGATGGGAAGAGCGTCGTAGCCCCACAGCGCCAGCCGCTCACACCAGGCTCGACGCTCAGCCTCCGTGACGAGATCCGCTTTGCTGAGCACCACCTGGACGGGCCGGCCGCAGGCCTCCGCGGTGAGCAGGAACCGGGTGATCTGGAGTGGATCCGGGGCCGGCTCCGAGAGCGCCACCACCACGACCACCTGATCGACGTTGGCGACCGGCGGCCGCTCGAGCAGATTGCGCCGCGGCTCCAGGGCCGCGACGGCCCCGCGGCCGGCCGGCCAGTCGATGCCGTCGACCCGCACCCGGTCACCGACACAAGTGCGCTGGCCACTCTTGCTCAGGCGGGTGCGGCGGGTGCAGAGCAACCTCTGCTGGCCCTGGGGACCGGGCTGATCAAGCGCCACCCAGCAGTAGTTGGCCTGAAGGGCGACCACCAGCCCGGAACGGCCGGGGACCGGTTCAGCCATCGCTGGCGGGGAAGGTGACAGTGGAACGGACCGTGAGGCGAACGGCGGAATCCCCTTCCAGCGGGGTGAGAAGCACCGTGTGGCCTTCCTGGCGCAGCCCTTCGCTCACCAGGCGCTCCGGTTCACCCCGGTCAAGCCAGACCTCGAGCTCAGCGCCGGCTGGCAGCTTCTCGAGCGCCAGCCGGGTGCGGATGTAGTTGAGCGGACAGGGCGTGCCGCGCAGATCCAGGTGAGCGGGTGGAGAGAGGCTCATCCCTTGCCGAACAGCCCGCCGAACAGACCGCTCTTGTGATGATGCCGGTCTCCCTTGCGGGTGTGGTGGCCGGCCAGCTGCTCGAGCAGTTCACGCTCCTCGCCATTGAGACGGGTGGGCAGCTGCACCTTCACCGTGAACTGATGGTTGCCGCGGGCAACGGGGTTGCCCAGACGGGGCACCCCCTTGTTCTTCATCGTGAGCACGGCTCCGGGCTGGGTGCCGGCCGGGATCTCCAGGGCCTCGGGGCCATCGACGGTCTCCACCTCGATCGTGTCGCCGAGGATGGCCTGCAGGTAGCTGAGGGTCACCTCGGAGTGGATCGTCTGACCGTCCCGCCGCAGGCTGGGATGGGGCCGCACGTTGAGCACCACGTAGAGGTCGCCAGGAGGACCACCGCGCTGGCCGGCGTTCCCCTCGCCCGCCACCCGCAGCCGTGAATTGGTGTCGACACCACCGGGGATGTTGATCCGGAGAGTCTTGGAGACCTGCTGCAGGCCCTGGCCGCCGCAGGCATTGCAGGGATCCGCGATCACCTGGCCGCTGCCCTCGCAGGTGGGGCAGGGCGCCACCTGGGTGAAGCTGCCGAAGGGGGTGCGGGTAGCCCGACGCACCTGGCCGACACCACCACAGGTGCCACAGGTGGTGGGGCCGCTGCCGGCCTTGGCGCCGGAGCCACCGCAGGTGCCGCAGCTCTCGAGATGGCGCAGCGGGATCTCCTTCTCAATCCCGAACACGGCCTCGCGGAAGTCGATCGTGAGATCAAGGCGCAGATCGTCTCCCTGGCGCGGTCCGCTGCGACGGCGCCCCCCCCCGGCGGCGGCGGCGCCGCCGAAGCCGCTGAAGAAGGTTTCGAACAGGTCGGCGAAGCCGCCCATGTCGCCCATGTCGGGCATGCCGCCACCGCCCAGACCTGCCTCACCGAACTGGTCGTAGCGGGCGCGGCTCTGGGGGTCGCTGAGCACCTCGTAGGCGCGGCCGATCTCCTTGAACTTGTCCTCGGCACCCGGGTCCTTGTTGACATCAGGGTGGTACTGGCGGGCGAGTCGCCGATAGGCCCGCTTGAGGGTGTCCGCATCGGCATTGCGCGCGACGCCCAGCAGCTCGTAGTAGTCGGCCATCAGCCGGCCTGCTCCTGGCTGCCGGATCCGCCCGGACCGGGACCCATGGACACCTTCACCAGCGCGTGACGCAGCACGCGGCCATTGAGGTGATAGCCACGCTGCAGCTCCTCGATCACCACATCCTCGAGATGGTCATGGCTCTCCTCCCGGAGCACGGCCTCATGCAGGTTCGGGTCGAACGGTTCCCCCTCCACCCGCATCGGCGACACCCCCAGCTGCTTGAACACGTCCACCAACTGCTTGTAGAGCCCCTGGTAGCTGCGATGCAGGGTCTGGGCCTCCTCGCTCTGGGGATTGAGCTGCTGACGGGCACGGTCGAAGTTGTCGACCACCGGCAGGATCTCGCTGAGGGTCGTGCAGGTGATCTGCAGCTTCAGATCGTCATGGTCGCGACTCTGGCGCTTGCGGAAGTTGTCGAAGTCGGCGGCGATGCGCATGTACTGGCCGCGCAGACCCTCATTTTCGCTCTGGAGGGCGGCCAGCTGCGCCTCCAGCTGCTGGAGCCGGTCAGCCCCGGCCGCCGGATCGGGACCGGAGGACTCAGAACCCCCTTCAGCGCTGTCGACCTCCCCGGGCTGTGGGTCCTGGGGGAGGTGGGATTCGGCCGGAGGCGGGGAGGGCTCTCCCTGGGCCTCGTACCGGCGATCAGCGTCCTGGAGATTCTCGCCGCTCATGGCGCGTGAGGAAATTCAATTGGAGCCATGTTGAAGCGCGGGCCCCACTCCCCACAAGCGGCGGAAGCCCGCACCTCGGCGGCGGCGGGAAGCCTGTCAACACAGCAGCCGAATCCGGGGCAAGATTGCAGGGGTGGTGAGTGAAAGCTTCAGCCGCGCCTCCGCTGCCACCCCATCCGTTTCGGCATCTCCTCAGATCCACCGCGCGCCCAGGCCATGACGCCAGAAGCCACCTCGCCGCTGACCCAGGGCGCAACGGCCGAACGGTCCTCTCTGTTCAGCGATCTGGATCTGGACATCGCGCGGGTGCCCCAGTCCGAGCCTCCCAATCCGGAGGAAGACCTGGAAGCAAGCAGCCAGGCCGCTCTCTCCCCGGTGATGAGCCTGGTGGACCGGAT
It contains:
- a CDS encoding glycosyltransferase, whose amino-acid sequence is MRVLMLDGALPARESSAGERATFDLIDALHNLGHKVSFSALGINGKETERLPDLVASGVELLPGHGGGLAHLHEVLREPWDAVIVQRPGPALLAAETLTTTGAISLHWGHDIHTWRLEAQQRLCGSVPGHKLKVTALSERRCWQFYDLSVYPTRREADYINSVGGRGAAVPYYRLNSEDLITPDMHTSRRGCLMVGASFHAPNRDALGFAVADILPLLGREARITVVGEWPLEHRAGLDGKGVRFAGRVSEEELRRLHGEHLCLLAPLRFGAGTRRKLVAAMGLGLPVVTSAEGLRGLLVRDGFEEDGVLIAASAKQFADRVVELTTSHSLWEACSIRAQAAVAAVYSAPSFDNAVAEALKRAGELHNGH
- a CDS encoding glycosyltransferase family 2 protein encodes the protein MATDSTTQSPLAVTQPCIDVVITNHNYNRFVPGAVESALKQHNVQTRIVIVDDGSDEPLRGFESEERVQIIRREAAGGVGVALNLGLDAGSAPLVTFLDADDLWPLDRCRQLHDAISGADLAYGAQVVFADGDQPDLDPSPEQRAAMRATPAALLSGTVLLRRTLFDRYGPFPEQMSKAPFIFWMAAARAAVPAIREVALDRPVLLRRSHTSNMTRNNSQLADYFQVLAQRRRENGGH
- the gap gene encoding type I glyceraldehyde-3-phosphate dehydrogenase; amino-acid sequence: MTLKVAINGFGRIGRNFTRCWLSRGANTGIELVGINGSGDTNTNAHLLKYDSMLGPLRGVDVTTTDDAIYLNGKEIKVFYDRNPANLPWKEWGVDLVIESTGVFNDDVGASKHFEAGAKKVILTAPGKGDKVGTFVVGVNADQYRHEDWDILSNASCTTNCMAPVVKVLDQAFGIVKGTMTTTHSYTGDQRILDASHRDLRRARAAAVNIVPTSTGAAKAVALVYPPVKGKLSGIALRVPTPNVSVVDMVLEMSRDTTKEEVNEVLKNASENGMKGIIKYCDLPLVSSDHAGTDESTIVDSDLTLVMGGNMVKVICWYDNEWGYSQRVVDLAEIVAKNWK
- the murC gene encoding UDP-N-acetylmuramate--L-alanine ligase is translated as MLDRRQPVHFIGVGGIGMSALATILAARGYRVSGSDPRRTAVLEGLHASGVRLFHSQTAETIASLLADAAEAPLVVISSAVPESNGELQEARRRGLTVAHRSDVLAALINAQPSIAVAGSHGKTTTSTLVATLLDATGEDPTAVIGGIVPAFASNGRHGAGRLLVAEADESDGSLVKFTADLAVLTNIELDHTDHYPDLDALIATLRRFAERSGRLLANRDDPILREHFEAAHWWSIEQSEGVDYALLSLEERGDGSTARWYEAGTPVGTLELPLPGRHNLSNAAAALAACRLEGVPFEALQQAIRALQPPGRRFDCRGLWQERIVVDDYAHHPSEVDATLRMARLMVESGRSPLPRIPERLVAVFQPHRYSRTAQFLDAFAAALTGADLVLVAPLYSAGEAPIAGISSEALAQAVRGLSPDLEVRVSASLDELASQIASCSQPGDLVLAMGAGDVNSLWDRLAALNDRPTAVAV
- the murB gene encoding UDP-N-acetylmuramate dehydrogenase; translated protein: MDTLSPADPDGLRRDVGLAEFTTWKVGGPAEWFAEPGSEDELIALAAWAGSQGMPFRCIGAGSNLLIADSGLPGLTLCNRRLQGSRLDATEGWVEAVAGEPIPTLARKAARAGLSGLEWAVGIPGTVGGAAVMNAGAQGGCTAEWLDSVLVIDPARPETPFRLEASALDFAYRHSRLQHEHLLVLSARFRLKTGEDPTEISARTSANLHSRTSTQPYQQPSCGSVFRNPEPQKAGRLIEGLGLKGLCVGGAQVSTLHANFIVNTGGALAAEIDALISQVQERVWRAHAIHLHPEVKRLGFAPEQAGGSLPGWP
- a CDS encoding YbaB/EbfC family nucleoid-associated protein, producing the protein MAGFGLPNFGQLTEAFRKAQQIQQDAQKLQEELDAMELEGKSADGHVSVWLSGNQMPLRVQVAPELLSGSSEAAEAAILEALQNAYELSTSTMRGRMEELTGGLDLNLPGLGG
- the rsgA gene encoding ribosome small subunit-dependent GTPase A — encoded protein: MAEPVPGRSGLVVALQANYCWVALDQPGPQGQQRLLCTRRTRLSKSGQRTCVGDRVRVDGIDWPAGRGAVAALEPRRNLLERPPVANVDQVVVVVALSEPAPDPLQITRFLLTAEACGRPVQVVLSKADLVTEAERRAWCERLALWGYDALPIALETSPGTPLTGVDLLRQRLSQPGITVICGPSGVGKSSLLNALLPALELRVGSVSGRLRRGRHTTRHVELFPLSAGESQAAPTLLADTPGFNRPDLPARPEDLAALFPELRQRLERQSCRYSNCLHRGDPGCAAGQDWDRHPLYCQCLEEILGSTIEVAVRSSEAGLRRRGDRVEPRLQAQWRQTSRRRARQQDADSVDLQAEAPAGEEFSRPGRGDSDPGRR
- a CDS encoding sulfurtransferase TusA family protein; protein product: MSLSPPAHLDLRGTPCPLNYIRTRLALEKLPAGAELEVWLDRGEPERLVSEGLRQEGHTVLLTPLEGDSAVRLTVRSTVTFPASDG
- the dnaJ gene encoding molecular chaperone DnaJ, which translates into the protein MADYYELLGVARNADADTLKRAYRRLARQYHPDVNKDPGAEDKFKEIGRAYEVLSDPQSRARYDQFGEAGLGGGGMPDMGDMGGFADLFETFFSGFGGAAAAGGGRRRSGPRQGDDLRLDLTIDFREAVFGIEKEIPLRHLESCGTCGGSGAKAGSGPTTCGTCGGVGQVRRATRTPFGSFTQVAPCPTCEGSGQVIADPCNACGGQGLQQVSKTLRINIPGGVDTNSRLRVAGEGNAGQRGGPPGDLYVVLNVRPHPSLRRDGQTIHSEVTLSYLQAILGDTIEVETVDGPEALEIPAGTQPGAVLTMKNKGVPRLGNPVARGNHQFTVKVQLPTRLNGEERELLEQLAGHHTRKGDRHHHKSGLFGGLFGKG
- the grpE gene encoding nucleotide exchange factor GrpE; amino-acid sequence: MSGENLQDADRRYEAQGEPSPPPAESHLPQDPQPGEVDSAEGGSESSGPDPAAGADRLQQLEAQLAALQSENEGLRGQYMRIAADFDNFRKRQSRDHDDLKLQITCTTLSEILPVVDNFDRARQQLNPQSEEAQTLHRSYQGLYKQLVDVFKQLGVSPMRVEGEPFDPNLHEAVLREESHDHLEDVVIEELQRGYHLNGRVLRHALVKVSMGPGPGGSGSQEQAG